AATattgagcctcattttgacttgttttaaggacattacatcaaagttggaccagcctgtagtgtgtttttccactttacttttgtgtgtgactccaaatccaggcctccattggttaataaatttgatttccattgatgatttttgtgtgattttgttgtcagcacattcaacttcgtacagaacaaagtattcaatgagaatatttcattcattcagatctaggatgtgttatttgagtgttccctttatttttttgagcagtgtatatttcgTCTTATTACCTGACCTTCTTTTTATCTGTTACCCAGGTACAGAAAACACAGAGCTCCAGACCTTCGCCCTGGCTGTCTGCCTTGGCTACTTCTTCTTCGATATGGGTTGGTGCGTATGCTACCGAACGGAGGGCCCCGTCATGCTTGCACATCACGCTGTCAGTATTGCAGGCCTCCTGCTGACTTTGCAAATGGGAGTGTCAGGCTGTGAAGTCTGTGGGGTCATCTTCGGCAGCGAGATCACCAATCCCCTGCTGCAGACCCGCTGGTTTCTCCGCCAGCTGGGTCTTTACAACAGCCTGCTGGGCGATGCGGTGGACCTGctatttattttcctgtttgcCACTGTTCGTGTAGGAGTTGGCACAGTGATGTTTTACTGCGAGCTGACCTCTCCCAGGACATTGCTGATAATGAAGCTTGGCGGTGTGGTTATGTATGCACTGGCATGGGTGTTCATGGTGGACATAGCCAGATTTGGCTACAAGAAAAGCAGGGCTAAGTATGAAAGGTGGCTAGAGAACCACAAGCTCAAAGAAATCAACAGACAGAAAGTGGATGGACATTCAGATAAGAGTGAATGAGAAGCTTATGTGCTATGAATGTGGGCTTGTAAAGCTCCAAAGGTGCTAT
The window above is part of the Archocentrus centrarchus isolate MPI-CPG fArcCen1 chromosome 14, fArcCen1, whole genome shotgun sequence genome. Proteins encoded here:
- the tlcd5b gene encoding TLC domain-containing protein 5, whose amino-acid sequence is MPTLEVICSLIGWLCLYFLFGSTFTQRGPEWNCRLVTLSHGVLIVLLTAYVVFVDGPWPLTHAGTENTELQTFALAVCLGYFFFDMGWCVCYRTEGPVMLAHHAVSIAGLLLTLQMGVSGCEVCGVIFGSEITNPLLQTRWFLRQLGLYNSLLGDAVDLLFIFLFATVRVGVGTVMFYCELTSPRTLLIMKLGGVVMYALAWVFMVDIARFGYKKSRAKYERWLENHKLKEINRQKVDGHSDKSE